Proteins encoded together in one Halothermothrix orenii H 168 window:
- a CDS encoding cupin domain-containing protein has product MDIIKMKEIEGSKNKRGVVAKQILKHDNAQVMNLVLEPGNVVPEHSVPVDVFFYIVEGKGTLKIGDEEAVVEATDIITVQPNTKMSLVADQGENFVVLNVKTPSL; this is encoded by the coding sequence ATGGATATTATTAAAATGAAGGAGATTGAAGGAAGTAAAAACAAAAGAGGTGTAGTGGCAAAACAAATACTTAAACATGATAATGCTCAGGTGATGAATCTTGTGCTGGAACCGGGGAATGTAGTTCCTGAACATTCAGTACCTGTTGATGTTTTTTTCTATATTGTTGAAGGAAAAGGGACATTGAAGATTGGGGATGAGGAAGCAGTAGTTGAAGCAACAGATATTATAACAGTTCAACCAAATACAAAGATGTCCCTGGTGGCAGATCAGGGAGAGAACTTTGTTGTACTTAATGTGAAGACTCCTAGTTTATAA
- a CDS encoding efflux RND transporter permease subunit, with translation MRKLVDFTTRYPIPIIVILVLLTVFFGFNALNVTMTTNIKDFFPASDPRVQTYDRVEETFGGAEYIMVALSSDDIFTEETLKKIKEMTRRLEEIDGVASVQSLTSVADIKGNDFGLEISDLIPEIPENEDEMKVLKEKVLSDDMYSGFIVSEDGKAALNIIEVEVDADSVAVAEKVSQVVEEYKGPEKIYITGTPVLNNVLAESMKADLYKLLPLVLFIIALILFLVFRDFKGVILPFSTVVISVIWTLGLMGLLDKQLSPLNAVMPVILISLGNAYGIYILNRHREELGLGKKSLSAVKGAVVSVGTAVLMAGGTTVAGFASNIFSDITLMKDFGIFTSFGVASALLVSLTMIPAVLTLLKEKVSEVKDISRKKVSEKKNNNGVLAKIANFLADTGIEHPVKILTVTLVIILLSIWGLTGLKTDSNFFNFFARDSQPRIAYEMVKDKFTGSESVEIIIEGDLQNPEVLQAMKKFQDALKETGLVGQPTSLVNIIMRTNRAMHEGDENYYSIPDNSNLIAQYLLLLEMNDSSYLSRFTTAEYDKGRIQALVRDTSSQGIEDLMNYIEEYSGKYFAPLGLETTTTGIIVLIDALAEMIISGQIKGLVFSLVAVFVIVLFLLKSWQGSLLSVFLIAIVTLINFGTMGWSGIALDIVTVLISSIGVGVGIDYSIHIYSRYLEEKKKGFSVEEALKTSVRTTGISIIVNAGAVISGFVILTISSFPPFRYFGMLVSLIMLVASSGAMLWIPAMIIFADRFKTKIKLKN, from the coding sequence TTGCGAAAACTTGTTGATTTTACGACCAGGTATCCAATACCAATTATAGTTATTTTAGTTTTACTAACAGTATTTTTCGGCTTTAATGCTCTGAATGTGACCATGACAACAAATATTAAGGATTTTTTCCCTGCTAGTGATCCCCGTGTACAGACATATGACAGGGTAGAAGAAACATTTGGTGGAGCTGAGTATATTATGGTTGCACTTAGTTCTGATGATATTTTTACAGAAGAAACCCTTAAGAAAATAAAAGAGATGACAAGGAGACTGGAAGAAATTGATGGTGTAGCTTCTGTGCAAAGTCTAACTTCTGTTGCAGATATCAAAGGTAATGATTTTGGACTGGAAATCTCTGATCTAATTCCAGAGATTCCGGAAAATGAAGATGAAATGAAAGTATTAAAAGAGAAGGTGCTTTCAGATGATATGTATTCTGGATTTATTGTCTCTGAAGATGGGAAAGCTGCCTTGAATATAATTGAAGTAGAAGTAGATGCAGATTCAGTAGCAGTTGCTGAAAAAGTATCTCAGGTAGTAGAGGAATATAAAGGGCCAGAGAAAATATATATAACCGGTACCCCTGTTCTTAACAATGTACTGGCAGAATCTATGAAAGCAGATCTTTATAAACTCTTACCACTTGTTTTATTTATTATTGCCTTAATTCTATTTTTAGTTTTTAGGGATTTTAAAGGGGTTATCCTGCCTTTTTCAACTGTTGTGATCAGTGTGATCTGGACTTTAGGCTTAATGGGATTACTTGATAAACAGCTTTCCCCTTTAAATGCAGTAATGCCTGTTATTTTAATCAGTCTGGGTAATGCTTATGGTATATATATATTAAATCGCCACCGGGAGGAATTGGGATTAGGAAAAAAATCTTTATCTGCAGTGAAAGGTGCAGTAGTCTCAGTAGGTACGGCAGTATTGATGGCTGGTGGTACAACTGTAGCTGGTTTTGCTTCAAATATCTTCAGTGATATTACACTGATGAAAGATTTTGGTATCTTTACTTCCTTTGGGGTTGCTTCAGCTCTTCTGGTTTCTCTGACAATGATTCCAGCAGTTTTAACTTTACTTAAGGAAAAGGTTTCTGAAGTTAAAGATATTTCCAGAAAAAAAGTTTCAGAAAAGAAAAATAATAATGGAGTGCTTGCTAAAATAGCTAATTTCTTAGCAGATACAGGAATTGAACATCCAGTAAAAATTTTAACTGTTACTTTAGTAATTATTCTTCTTTCAATCTGGGGATTAACTGGCCTTAAAACAGATAGTAATTTTTTTAATTTCTTTGCCCGGGATTCCCAACCTCGTATTGCATATGAGATGGTGAAAGATAAATTTACCGGTTCTGAAAGTGTAGAGATAATTATTGAAGGTGATCTGCAGAATCCAGAAGTTCTACAAGCTATGAAGAAATTCCAGGATGCCCTGAAAGAAACCGGTCTTGTAGGGCAGCCCACTTCTCTGGTCAATATTATTATGAGAACAAACCGGGCTATGCATGAAGGGGATGAAAACTATTATAGTATACCTGATAATTCAAACCTGATAGCCCAATATTTATTGTTGTTAGAGATGAATGATAGTAGTTATCTCTCCCGTTTTACTACTGCAGAATACGATAAGGGCCGGATTCAGGCTTTAGTTAGAGATACTTCTTCTCAGGGAATTGAAGATTTAATGAATTATATTGAGGAGTATTCTGGAAAATATTTTGCTCCCCTGGGATTGGAGACTACCACTACAGGTATCATTGTTTTAATTGATGCTCTGGCAGAGATGATTATTAGTGGTCAGATTAAAGGTCTTGTTTTCTCTCTTGTTGCTGTATTTGTTATTGTTTTATTTCTCCTTAAATCATGGCAGGGAAGTCTTCTTTCGGTTTTTCTGATTGCTATAGTAACCCTAATTAATTTTGGTACTATGGGTTGGAGTGGAATAGCTCTGGATATAGTAACAGTTTTAATTAGTAGTATTGGAGTTGGTGTAGGAATAGATTATTCTATTCACATCTATTCCAGGTATTTAGAAGAAAAGAAGAAAGGTTTTTCAGTAGAGGAGGCTTTAAAAACCTCTGTAAGAACTACCGGTATTTCAATTATAGTTAATGCTGGAGCTGTTATAAGTGGTTTTGTAATTTTGACGATTTCCTCTTTTCCACCTTTCCGTTATTTTGGAATGTTGGTAAGTTTGATTATGTTGGTAGCATCTTCCGGAGCCATGCTCTGGATACCAGCAATGATTATTTTTGCTGATAGATTTAAAACTAAAATAAAACTAAAAAATTAA
- a CDS encoding outer membrane lipoprotein-sorting protein, producing the protein MFKKLTGGLLVLSFLVLFLGMGAVEVLALTGEEILGNLDETMKADNKIMEQEMILYTGSGSERNREVRVWNKIGEDGSEKMLLKFTAPANIAGTSFLIVDDDMWLYMPALGKVRRIAGSAKQGNFMGSDLTYEDMEALGSTGFKNDYIAKVTAEEEGNNGRVYQLELIPREGAGVAYSMLELIVDGSKWLPLEIKYYNQSGELEKVLTTSGHEKIEGRWTATRMEMENVIEGSRTVLKVKKVSFNEEIDNHIFTTRYLERGL; encoded by the coding sequence ATGTTCAAAAAATTAACTGGAGGATTATTAGTTTTAAGTTTTCTGGTGCTTTTTCTTGGTATGGGGGCAGTGGAGGTGCTGGCTTTGACCGGGGAAGAAATTCTTGGAAATCTGGATGAGACTATGAAGGCAGATAATAAGATTATGGAACAGGAAATGATTCTCTATACTGGTTCTGGTAGTGAAAGAAATAGGGAGGTCAGAGTCTGGAATAAAATAGGTGAAGATGGAAGTGAAAAGATGTTGTTGAAGTTTACTGCTCCAGCTAATATTGCTGGTACTTCATTTCTAATTGTAGATGACGATATGTGGCTTTATATGCCGGCTCTGGGAAAGGTTAGAAGAATAGCCGGTTCAGCTAAACAGGGAAATTTTATGGGTAGTGATCTAACTTATGAAGATATGGAAGCACTGGGTAGTACTGGTTTTAAGAATGATTATATTGCAAAAGTGACAGCAGAAGAAGAAGGGAATAATGGAAGAGTATATCAGCTTGAGCTGATTCCCAGAGAAGGAGCTGGAGTTGCCTATAGCATGCTGGAACTCATTGTTGATGGCAGTAAGTGGCTGCCTCTGGAAATCAAATATTATAACCAGTCGGGAGAACTGGAAAAAGTACTTACAACCTCTGGACATGAAAAAATTGAAGGGCGCTGGACAGCTACCAGAATGGAGATGGAGAATGTTATTGAAGGAAGTCGAACTGTACTGAAAGTAAAAAAAGTAAGCTTTAATGAAGAGATAGATAACCATATTTTTACCACTAGATATCTTGAGAGGGGGCTATAA
- a CDS encoding type I restriction enzyme endonuclease domain-containing protein, translating into MEKLLQDNKTRINFSERYKAIIDRYNSGNTTNENYYEDLTNFVDDLKEEEERHIREGLTEELEIYDLLKKDIFTGNILG; encoded by the coding sequence TTGGAGAAACTTCTCCAGGATAATAAGACTAGAATTAATTTTTCAGAAAGATATAAGGCTATAATTGATAGATATAATTCCGGTAACACAACTAACGAAAACTATTATGAAGACTTAACTAACTTTGTAGATGATTTAAAAGAAGAAGAGGAAAGGCATATAAGGGAAGGACTAACAGAAGAATTAGAAATATATGATTTACTAAAGAAGGATATTTTTACAGGAAATATCCTGGGCTAA
- a CDS encoding DUF1302 family protein — protein sequence MRNLKIIGILSLVLVITISGGVLASDLLEGEFRLISSYFEYYDERHPGLTAELDLIFKKASWSDEFLFEINAEGDLKNDGFNCKLGEVYYKYYGENFDLAVGRQLLSWGTATEFNPTDNINPVIEMGFFADKEPIPMVQGKYYLDNNYTLEGVIIPYHIATIDGIEMDDTHIKADPVPDKMENSEYAVRLSAKGINGFDYSLSFMHGFEDYPTIGIKETPFGPLPDPANIYYREYNILGADFASSYEGIGFWGEAAYYMPDEGEDYYSTVLGADYKFENGLYLLGQAIYRKDQMLQKNTLLQGAVEKSLAQIHTMRTGLVYNLDTEGIMLQPELELSLSDTVTLNINYRYIDGELMTGGIPDNIPGNILMGSNLMENSFQAKLVYAF from the coding sequence ATGAGAAACTTAAAGATAATTGGTATTCTTTCATTGGTACTGGTAATAACAATTTCTGGAGGTGTTCTGGCTTCTGATCTGCTAGAAGGAGAGTTTAGGCTAATTTCCAGTTATTTTGAGTATTATGATGAAAGGCATCCAGGACTGACAGCAGAACTTGATCTGATCTTTAAGAAGGCAAGTTGGTCAGATGAATTTTTATTTGAAATTAATGCTGAAGGTGATCTTAAGAATGATGGTTTTAATTGCAAACTAGGTGAAGTATATTATAAGTATTATGGTGAAAATTTTGATCTGGCTGTAGGTAGGCAGCTCTTAAGTTGGGGTACAGCAACTGAGTTCAATCCTACTGATAATATAAATCCTGTAATAGAAATGGGATTTTTCGCTGATAAAGAACCTATACCAATGGTTCAGGGAAAGTACTATCTGGATAATAATTATACTCTGGAAGGAGTTATTATTCCTTATCATATAGCAACAATAGATGGTATTGAAATGGATGATACTCACATAAAGGCAGATCCTGTTCCTGATAAAATGGAAAACAGCGAATATGCAGTACGATTGAGTGCTAAAGGAATTAATGGTTTTGATTATTCCCTGAGTTTTATGCATGGGTTTGAGGATTATCCTACAATTGGTATAAAAGAGACCCCATTTGGACCTTTACCAGACCCTGCTAATATTTATTATAGAGAATATAATATCCTTGGTGCTGATTTTGCTTCCAGTTATGAAGGTATAGGTTTCTGGGGTGAAGCTGCTTATTATATGCCAGATGAAGGTGAAGATTATTATAGTACTGTTCTTGGAGCTGATTATAAATTTGAGAATGGTCTATATCTATTAGGCCAGGCTATCTACCGTAAGGATCAAATGCTCCAGAAAAATACCCTACTACAGGGAGCAGTAGAAAAATCACTGGCACAGATTCATACAATGAGAACAGGTCTAGTTTATAATCTGGATACAGAAGGTATTATGTTACAGCCAGAACTTGAACTTTCTTTATCTGATACAGTGACCCTTAATATAAATTATAGATATATAGATGGTGAGCTAATGACAGGTGGTATACCTGATAATATTCCTGGCAATATTTTAATGGGTAGCAATCTAATGGAAAACAGTTTTCAAGCAAAACTCGTTTATGCATTTTAA
- a CDS encoding DUF6363 domain-containing protein, with protein MKRLENRYLHYNKNLDYIAELEEKKKVFVIRPVKKIEISRLERNREKIKALYKQGYSETIRQYNNLMNWINSISEVQVSQ; from the coding sequence ATTAAAAGATTGGAAAACCGTTATTTGCATTATAATAAGAACCTTGACTATATTGCTGAATTAGAAGAGAAGAAAAAGGTATTTGTAATCAGGCCAGTTAAAAAGATAGAGATTAGCAGGTTAGAGAGGAATAGAGAGAAGATTAAAGCCCTTTATAAACAGGGGTATTCAGAGACCATTAGGCAGTATAATAATTTAATGAACTGGATTAATAGTATTTCAGAGGTCCAGGTTTCACAGTAA
- a CDS encoding NAD-dependent epimerase/dehydratase family protein, producing MMTKVFLTGSTGTMGQATLKALLKADSFEIIVLVRDTKKDRKIIKPYIKEKNLQVYYGDLTNYNDVLKCMVGADIVLHCAALVSPAADYCPEAAMNINYGSTINIIKAIKAQPDWEEIRLVYIGTVAKTGDRMPPIHWGRVGDPIKPSIHDYYAVSKVAAERAVIESGLKYWVSLRQTGIISEKMTEIKAPIIFHNCLDNVLEYITEKDSGVLMRNCCNDLPDDFWRHIYNIGGGPGCRMSSYEMFKGLFESLGINNLENVISSKWFAIRNFHGQYYLDSDKLNDYLNFRSQNKQYFYKLYLKKLRLFLPIARTLTRVPGGEKLIGKIIKKQFKKLLLDERGTLNWIVNDKKEFIEPFFISIEKWDEIPLLYKFKHFTDWDKAIWIDHGYDESKKESELSIEDLEGAAEFRGGRLLSNSMEKGDWQTKLEWKCAFGHKFTASPRLILEGGHWCPVCERKSWNYHEIAKRSPFFAQVWYSLHDRDEPLREYPKKVSELDVFPASL from the coding sequence ATGATGACGAAAGTCTTTTTGACAGGGTCAACAGGTACAATGGGGCAAGCCACATTAAAGGCGTTACTTAAAGCAGATTCTTTTGAAATAATTGTACTGGTAAGGGATACAAAGAAAGATAGGAAGATTATAAAACCATATATAAAGGAAAAAAACTTGCAGGTCTATTATGGTGATCTAACCAACTATAATGATGTATTAAAGTGTATGGTAGGAGCAGATATAGTCCTGCATTGTGCTGCACTTGTATCACCAGCTGCAGATTACTGTCCAGAAGCAGCCATGAATATCAATTATGGATCTACAATTAATATAATTAAAGCTATAAAAGCACAACCAGATTGGGAAGAAATCAGACTAGTATATATTGGAACTGTTGCAAAAACAGGAGATAGGATGCCACCTATCCACTGGGGAAGGGTTGGTGATCCAATAAAACCCAGTATACATGATTACTATGCTGTTTCAAAGGTGGCAGCAGAAAGGGCTGTAATAGAGTCAGGATTAAAATACTGGGTTTCATTGAGACAGACAGGTATAATAAGTGAAAAAATGACGGAAATTAAAGCTCCCATTATCTTTCACAATTGTTTAGATAATGTTTTAGAATATATTACAGAAAAAGATTCTGGAGTACTGATGAGAAATTGCTGTAATGATCTACCAGATGATTTCTGGAGACATATCTATAATATTGGTGGTGGTCCTGGCTGTCGAATGAGCAGTTACGAAATGTTTAAAGGTTTGTTTGAGTCTTTAGGAATAAATAATCTGGAGAATGTAATTAGTTCAAAATGGTTTGCAATTAGAAATTTTCATGGACAATATTATCTGGATAGTGATAAATTAAACGATTATTTAAATTTTAGAAGCCAGAATAAACAATATTTTTATAAACTTTATTTAAAAAAGTTGAGATTGTTTCTTCCCATAGCCAGAACCCTCACCAGAGTACCTGGTGGTGAAAAACTAATCGGGAAAATTATTAAAAAACAGTTTAAAAAACTGCTACTTGATGAAAGAGGTACATTGAACTGGATAGTGAATGATAAGAAGGAATTTATTGAGCCTTTCTTTATATCCATAGAAAAGTGGGATGAAATTCCTCTTTTATATAAATTTAAACATTTTACAGATTGGGATAAAGCTATCTGGATTGACCATGGCTATGATGAAAGCAAAAAGGAATCAGAGTTGTCCATTGAAGATCTTGAAGGTGCAGCTGAATTTAGGGGAGGCCGATTATTATCAAATAGTATGGAAAAAGGTGATTGGCAAACGAAGCTGGAGTGGAAATGTGCTTTTGGCCATAAGTTTACGGCCAGTCCCAGATTGATTCTGGAGGGAGGGCACTGGTGTCCTGTATGTGAACGAAAAAGCTGGAACTACCACGAAATCGCAAAAAGAAGCCCGTTTTTTGCCCAGGTCTGGTATTCTTTACATGATAGAGATGAGCCACTCAGGGAGTATCCCAAAAAGGTCAGTGAACTGGATGTTTTCCCTGCCTCTCTTTAG
- a CDS encoding 4Fe-4S binding protein: MASTMKINKDKLRIVTEVLFLILFFFLFRNNSLQRWIIFFGAGIIISVFTGRFYCAWACPIGTMMRPISWLYKKLQIKRLKPPSFMKKSWIKWGLLMLFIVVMIGTKVLKIKFNLLLYLTLLGVLISLLFEEELWHKYICPYGTLFSVFTRPAKYGLKIIEEKCISCGKCEKVCLNNSISILANKKRKISNKDCLLCFKCQEVCSVEAISFAKV; the protein is encoded by the coding sequence ATGGCTAGTACAATGAAAATCAATAAAGATAAGTTGAGAATTGTTACTGAGGTTTTATTTCTTATATTATTCTTCTTTCTCTTTAGAAACAATAGTCTACAGAGGTGGATTATTTTCTTTGGAGCAGGAATAATAATTTCAGTATTTACTGGTAGATTTTATTGTGCCTGGGCTTGCCCTATTGGTACTATGATGAGGCCGATTAGTTGGCTTTATAAGAAGTTACAGATAAAGAGATTAAAGCCACCATCTTTTATGAAAAAAAGTTGGATAAAATGGGGTTTACTAATGCTGTTTATAGTAGTAATGATTGGAACTAAGGTCTTGAAGATTAAGTTTAATTTACTCTTATATCTAACTTTACTTGGAGTACTTATATCATTACTATTTGAAGAAGAACTTTGGCATAAATATATTTGTCCATATGGTACTTTGTTTTCTGTATTTACCCGGCCAGCTAAATATGGTTTAAAAATAATAGAAGAGAAATGTATTTCCTGTGGCAAATGTGAGAAGGTCTGCTTAAATAATAGTATAAGCATATTGGCAAATAAAAAGAGAAAGATAAGTAATAAAGACTGTTTACTCTGTTTTAAATGTCAGGAAGTCTGTTCTGTAGAGGCAATATCCTTTGCTAAAGTATAA